From the genome of Glycine soja cultivar W05 chromosome 14, ASM419377v2, whole genome shotgun sequence:
tgcttGAATCTTAATTTTGTAAGATAATTCTTGTATTTTATTGGCATCAACTCCCTAGTTAGTTTTTGGCTTGAAttttgtgagagagagagatagagatgGTTTTGTTCTGTGATTGTTACTGCTATTGATTGTAGTTACAGGCAGAAGAGAAGAGGGttcgtagtttttttttttttttatcgggcaaatgttagtttgttatttttgttagaaAGGTTAGTTGGGGGATTCGAGTCACGACCGCTTCCTTCACCCTTCTCCAACCACTGGGCCAACCTTATTTCTCCAGAGGGTTTGTTGTTATTGAGAGGTGGGGGAGTTAGATTTCAAAGAAGGAACTCTTCTGCAACGATTTCCTATTAGTGATAACGAGAATATGGGCAGGTTATATGTGATAGCAATTTCGTATGTTCTCATGCTGGTTATGGTTTTTTTGTTGGTGCAGGTGAGAAGAGAGATGAGAGGAAGGAGCTATAGTCCATCGCCTCCTCCACGCCACAgcagaagaggaggaggagggagGAGTCCCAGCCCCAGGGGCCGCTATCCTCCCCGTCCCAGACAACAAGATCTCCCTACCAGCCTTCTTGTCCGTAACCTTCGTCATGACTGTAGGTACGCACGGATGCGCCTCCCTTTCTTTAACTTTTACCTTATCTGTATATATCATTCCAATGAGTGAATGAGCAATTTTGCAGGCCTGAGGATCTACGCCGACCTTTTGGTCAATTTGGTCCTCTCAAGGACATTTACCTTCCTAAGGATTACTACACTGGGTGAGTCACCGCTCTCCCTTTCCCTTCCCTTCTTTCCTTTTCACTCCTCCATGTACCATGCATCCTATATCATCTTTTTAAACAATACAGAGTTTGGATTCAATTAGGGTCTGCCTTTTTGTTGAGACTGCTACTATTATAATAGCCAATTTCTTAGGTTTAGCAGTGATTTAGAGTTTTGAAGACATCAATCAATCAAGTAAGTAGAAGATGTTATTGGTAGTGAAGAATTCAAGCTATTTCACTTTCATTACATTATGAAGATGTCCCAAGTCTTGAAGATTTTCCACTCATCTTTAAACTGACACAAAGGTCAGCAGCCTAGTGCTTGCTTGCTTTATTATCCACATAATTGGGGCATGTAAACTGCACACGCTTCTCATTACCAATTTCCTCTCTAATTAACCCTACCACTCCCTATTCTCATTCTGCTTTtgcattttccttctcttcacaGAGAACCCCGTGGCTTTGGTTTTGTCCAATATGTGGATCCTGCGGATGCTGCTGATGCTAAATATCATATGGATGGTCAAGTTCTTCTTGGTCGGGAGCTCACTGTTGTCTTTGCTGAGGAGAATAGAAAGAAGCCAACTGAGATGAGGACacgagagagaaggtagcaggATCTCCCTCTCTATCTACTTTTCTTGCTACTTGTGTATTTGAATTTGACTAAATTACTTTGCTTTCACTTCTGTCTTCTGATCTATTTGCTCATAATCATATTTAACCCGAACACTGATTAGGTTCTGTCAGTGTATAGATCTTTatcttaaatgattttatttctgTTAACATTTCATTAGGGTGTTCTAATTTGTCCAAAATGACTTTAAACTCTAAAGGTCCATATGTGAATGAAATTTCCACCAGGAATTTTGTTCTTTGGGAAGTATTGCAGATATTGTTGGTGCTACTGTCCGTTTGTTTCCTAATGTTTGGCATTTTTACCATTTTCCTCAaagggtttttgaaaaaaataaaataatcgcATTGCAGCTAAGAGGTCAGGTGACATTCTGATTGTCTATTTTTTATGTCTCTTCATAGGGGTCGCTTTAATGATCGAAGGAGGTCTCCTCCTCGTTACTCTCGGTCACCCCGCTACTCTCGATCTCCACCACCACGCCATAGATCTCGTTCTCGCAGTCGTGATTATTATTCTCCTCCTGCCAAACGAAGGGAGTATTCAAGGTGTGTGGCCTGTAATAACCAATCACTATTTTTATTGCATGTAATTGTATTAAACCATGCCATTTCTTTTGATATGGTTCTTATATTAACACACAAAAGAGCTGGTGTTGTTAAATAGTTGTAATATAGGCCAGTGCACTCTATTGTGTGGTATTTGTT
Proteins encoded in this window:
- the LOC114385511 gene encoding serine/arginine-rich SC35-like splicing factor SCL33, with the translated sequence MRGRSYSPSPPPRHSRRGGGGRSPSPRGRYPPRPRQQDLPTSLLVRNLRHDCRPEDLRRPFGQFGPLKDIYLPKDYYTGEPRGFGFVQYVDPADAADAKYHMDGQVLLGRELTVVFAEENRKKPTEMRTRERRGRFNDRRRSPPRYSRSPRYSRSPPPRHRSRSRSRDYYSPPAKRREYSRSVSPEDRRYSRERSFSQHSRERSYSRSPPYNGGSRSRSQSPAKGPGQSRSPSPNRDGREPARGRSPSQ